In Oncorhynchus clarkii lewisi isolate Uvic-CL-2024 chromosome 2, UVic_Ocla_1.0, whole genome shotgun sequence, one DNA window encodes the following:
- the LOC139380840 gene encoding protein FAM110C-like → MKPLTPIGSPSPLRLLNKGPDYLRRQMEGGGQGRSISAVERLEADKAKYVKSQQVINTKQEPVLVPCTPPPPHRRPLTVPGSVTPRLPPRRSSAPFPTLTGPLNVRDENENDDSRKENRRTSVDVEARNRSNANKVTPPSPRTPRTPPSVPLVAPHSAPILRRSTGKRMLRPDSLVIYRQKKECKSMPSGGVILGNSNMEIKGYNFVRRLFQGSMREKSGGGEGDTQKMVISEEKALSRDGDSRMSWTNDKDTVDGGQGGPGSRRSSKTDHERSPLPSPGFSCTLERIKNGVSCVSNGTTNGTRNGNGITKGNNVSDHTDNAADIWKRVPPPPPPRRRSGLQRSKSDLLLRCSVALSDQEHFFDYCGLDLDMVDRLGPENFLGGASDVDTLSLVLRSIGGGCGGSEPSEFSRHSGEAGLFQEEVAEKLTTGVSIIERNARVIKWLYSCKNAAQEGPKESTV, encoded by the coding sequence ATGAAACCGCTAACACCCATCGGATCCCCCTCACCTCTGAGGCTCCTCAACAAGGGCCCGGACTACCTGCGTAGGCAGATGGAGGGTGGGGGCCAGGGCCGATCGATCAGCGCCGTAGAGAGACTAGAGGCAGACAAGGCCAAGTACGTTAAGAGCCAGCAGGTCATTAACACCAAACAGGAGCCCGTCCTGGTGCCCtgcacaccacctcctccacaccgTCGTCCCCTCACCGTGCCTGGGAGTGTCACCCCACGGCTGCCACCCCGCCGTTCCTCTGCCCCTTTCCCCACCCTGACCGGCCCCCTCAACGTACGAGACGAGAACGAGAATGATGACTCAAGGAAGGAGAATCGGAGGACGTCGGTGGATGTGGAAGCACGGAACAGGAGTAACGCCAACAAGGTGACCCCACCCAGCCCCAGGACCCCCAGGACTCCACCCTCCGTACCCCTGGTAGCTCCTCACAGTGCCCCCATCCTGAGGAGGAGCACCGGTAAGCGCATGCTGCGGCCTGACTCCCTGGTCATCTACCGGCAGAAGAAAGAGTGTAAAAGCATGCCTAGTGGTGGCGTCATACTGGGGAACTCCAACATGGAGATAAAGGGGTACAACTTTGTCCGCCGCCTCTTCCAGGGCTCCATGCGGGAGAAGAGTGGCGGGGGCGAGGGGGACACCCAGAAGATGGTGATCAGCGAGGAGAAAGCTCTGTCGCGGGATGGTGACTCACGCATGTCCTGGACCAATGACAAGGACACCGTGGACGGGGGACAGGGAGGGCCGGGTAGCCGGAGATCCAGTAAGACGGATCACGAGCGCTCACCGCTGCCCAGCCCTGGCTTCAGCTGTACACTGGAGCGGATTAAGAATGGTGTTAGCTGTGTTAGCAATGGCACCACCAATGGTACCAGAAATGGCAATGGCATCACCAAGGGCAACAACGTGAGTGACCACACTGACAACGCGGCGGACATCTGGAAGCGGgtgccgccaccaccaccaccgcggCGGCGTTCAGGACTACAACGCTCCAAGTCAGATCTGCTTCTGCGATGCTCAGTGGCGTTGTCTGACCAGGAGCATTTCTTTGACTACTGCGGGCTGGACCTGGACATGGTGGACCGGCTGGGGCCTGAGAACTTCCTGGGTGGGGCCAGCGACGTAGACACGCTTTCATTGGTGCTGAGGAGCATAGGGGGAGGGTGCGGTGGCTCGGAGCCCAGCGAGTTCTCCCGCCACTCAGGAGAGGCGGGGCTTTTCCAGGAGGAGGTGGCCGAGAAGCTGACCACGGGGGTGTCAATCATCGAGAGGAACGCCCGTGTCATCAAATGGCTCTACAGCTGCAAGAACGCAGCACAGGAGGGGCCCAAAGAGTCCACTGTTTGA